A single genomic interval of Juglans regia cultivar Chandler chromosome 1, Walnut 2.0, whole genome shotgun sequence harbors:
- the LOC118348854 gene encoding uncharacterized protein LOC118348854, with protein MDKAWMHIEDRLHSNSYGEGVRQFMAMAQAHSPGSDRIRCPCKRCRNRAFHTLSLVEDHLFIIGIDPTYTEWIFHGEDDPFLDATFSDEEGDDASASNDYIDDVDDMLDDIRVGSFMDDSATNQGNANTNDEPPTYNTSTNLTFEELVADARRPLYPSCATFSKLSFIVKLLHIKTLGGWTVKSFDMVIKLLQAAFPNALFPDSFNDARRLERGLGFSYKKIHACPNDCALFWKENAEFNECPKCNASRWISSTSNHQRIPQKVLRYFPLKPRLQKLFMSKKTAQAMRWHLEEHVQDPTCMRHPADSSIWKEFDSKHGWFSQDPRNVRLGLASDGFNPFNNMSKLYSIWPVLLVPYNLPPWLCMKDPYTMLSLLIPGPKAPGNDIDVYLRPLVDELKELWEEGIHTYDAYTGQIFR; from the exons ATGGATAAGGCTTGGATGCATATCGAAGATAGATTGCATTCCAATAGTTATGGTGAAGGTGTTAGACAATTCATGGCTATGGCTCAAGCCCATTCACCTGGATCTGATCGCATTAGATGTCCATGTAAGAGATGTCGGAATAGAGCTTTCCACACTCTTAGCCTAGTCGAAGATCATTTATTCATCATAGGGATTGATCCAACTTATACGGaatggatatttcatggggaagATGATCCTTTCTTAGATGCTACATTTTCAGACGAAGAAGGTGATGATGCATCGGCTTCTAATGACTACATCGATGATGTCGATGATATGTTAGATGACATAAGGGTTGGGTCGTTCATGGATGATTCAGCTACAAATCAAGGAAATGCAAACACAAATGATGAACCACCCACCTATAATACCTCAACAAACCTTACTTTTGAGGAGTTGGTAGCTGACGCACGACGACCACTTTACCCTTCATGTGCAACGTTCTCGAAGCTCTCATTTATAGTCAAATTGCTTCACATCAAGACACTTGGTGGTTGGACCGTGAAGTCCTTTGACATGGTTATAAAGCTTTTACAAGCTGCATTTCCCAATGCCCTTTTCCCTGACTCATTTAACGATGCTCGTCGCTTGGAGCGTGGCTTGGGATTTAGTTACAAAAAGATACATGCTTGTCCAAATGATTGTGcattgttttggaaggaaaatgccgAGTTCAATGAATGTCCAAAATGTAATGCATCTAGGTGGATTTCAAGCACAAGTAACCATCAAAGGATACCCCAAAAAGTGCTCCGGTATTTTCCTCTGAAGCCACGCTTGCAGAAGCTATTTATGTCAAAGAAGACAGCCCAGGCCATGAGATGGCATTTAGAAGAACATGTTCAGGATCCGACCTGCATGCGACATCCAGCAGATTCTAGTATATGGAAAGAATTTGATAGCAAACATGGTTGGTTTTCCCAAGATCCTCGCAATGTTAGACTTGGCCTAGCGAGTGATGGGTTTAACCCATTTAATAACATGAGCAAACTGTATAGCATATGGCCGGTACTACTTGTACCTTACAACTTGCCCCcttggttatgcatgaaagatccgTACACCATGTTGTCATTGCTAATCCCTGGCCCAAAGGCACCAGGAAATGATATTGATGTGTATTTGCGTCCTCTTGTCGATGAgttgaaagagttatgggaagaGGGTATTCATACTTATGATGCATACACTGGGCAAATCTTTAG ATGA
- the LOC118348165 gene encoding nucleoprotein TPR-like gives MNTVVEDDDDESSTGEAEDDGQTNVNNYPPIVESESSMLDPLHRDDEEHLPVDPLIISRRDPSQPVEDDAFIDDDPLGDDDGNSGGESEHHLHEESDDDDDDCT, from the exons ATGAATACTGTTGTggaggatgatgatgacgaaTCTTCTACGGGTGAAGCAGAAGATGATGGTCAAACTAATGTGAACAATTATCCCCCTATCGTAGAGAGTGAATCAAGCATGCTTGATCCATTGCACCGAGACGATGAAGAGCATTTGCCCGTTGATCCATTAATCATATCACGTCGAGACCCGTCCCAACCTGTTGAGGATGATGCATTTATTGATGATGACCCACTTGGCGATGACGATGGTAACTCCGGTGGTGAGTCTGAGCATCATCTGCATGAGGAGtcggatgatgatgatgatg ACTGCACATGA